A window of Solanum stenotomum isolate F172 chromosome 9, ASM1918654v1, whole genome shotgun sequence genomic DNA:
CCTTCATGTTTTGATTGTGTGAGAATCTCCGTCAAAGGCTGCAAAATAAAACATCAGATGAAATTCCAAGGACTTATCGGAAGAGGCTGCTGATCAATGTGTAAAACTTAGTACCTGTTCATTTGGATTTTCAGGAGAtcttcaacaaaaataatataaaattagatCAATGGTCAGTTAAACTAGAATTGGCAAAGTCTAATTCATGGATTTGGCATATTGAAATAAACATACCGCTTGTTCAGTTCGCCAGCCTTGTTCATAGCAAGGAGCATGACATCCTCAAGACTAAGCAACCAAAAAACAAATCATATGAAATTATGTACTATAAACGAAACGTAGAATGTTCATTGTAGAAATTTCATTCACCTTTCTTTGCTAGAATAGCTGGTCACTTCACCCGCTGGAGAAAACATTAGAAGACCAACATCAACATCACATAAAACAGCCAACTCATTTGACTTCTTAAGAATGGTATCCTTGCGCTTTGAATAGAACTGTTGACGGGATGTTGGATCCTCAATTTTCTTCATCACAAGCTTAGTGCGACCCATGGAACAATGCAAATTAAACTAGAACTGGAAGTTAGATGCAGGGTTGTTCTTCAATGAGCTAAGAAATATAtagatcaacaaaaaaaaaaaaggaaaaaaaaaagtcaaagcATTTAATGTATTGACTTATTTGTAAGTCAAAACACTTACAAtctaatactccctctgtcccaattacttgcccacttttgaattgacacacctattaagaaaacaataattgacatagtgagtttaccattttacccctattaattatgaagtggatgaattaaaaacttaagattttcaaaaagttttacctttttcaaagtaataaattgagggtataataggtaaaaaaaatttgtcctttcttgatttgtcaaaatggacaagtaattagggacaaagggagtagaAAATCTAATATTGAATCACATATCAAAAGATTTTGAGAAGAAAACAAGTTTAAGCGCTAGTCTTAGTCAACACTAAAAAATTTCTACACAATTAATGAACAGAAATCTGTTGGGTTTAACCTGCTTAGTGGAAAATAACAGTAACTCCTAAGCTCTTTCTTTTACATAATGATATTAGACAAGTCCtatttatcatttttcctaGAATTATAATGGgtatatgatataattataaCTTACAGaagaatttatattttgatatctGAAGAGAAGTATAAGGTGTATGGGAAGATCACAGTAAACAGAACTAAAATAATACATCAGTAAAACAAATTTATAGCATTGCACCATAAAAAAACCCAAGACATCTAAGTCAAAGTTGGATTaaagattttaagtttataGGTTCTGAATTTTAAGACAAGTCAATGATTGGGACCAGGATATATTAGTTGTACATATTATGTGATTTTTGACACAAATATAGAGTTAAAATCAAAACGAGCTAAGCCCATGGGGCCGGCCCAACCCAACCCGTTATTGGGATAGGGTGGGGATAGGATTTTTCAAGCCCATTTAAAACTAGGGCTTATAAGCTCGGCCAATATAGGCTCTTGGCCCTTGAGGCTTGATCAGGGTCGGCCCATgggccaaaactttttatttaagggTAACTTACAATATCTCACTAGTATATAATTTAATACTTAAATACAcgctatgttgtaatattatgaatcttaccaAATTTTTGGtacgtccagatacatgtatctcaaaatatatggactcaaaattaggttaatttgttctagatacactctatccaAGTAAATTCGCATGTACctaggatacatagacaaatctcacGCCCTCGCCTCCTCCCACCTTGCTTGTCACTCTCTTATCTCGCTCGCGTATCTGGTATGCGAGATACATACTAATTATACTAGATTcttttgctagtgttattgaaacaacaccattgtttgaaaagaaaaaaagaagggcTAGCCCGCTCCAGCCCTCGGCCCTCTTCTAGGGTTGGGTTGAGCATTTTCAGTCCCTTCCAATTGAAGGACTGATCGGCCTAGCCCTTCAAATTTCTTGGCCCGCGAGGCTTGGCCGGGTTTGGGCCGACCCTTGTTACAACTCTGCTACTGGGTGTTGCCGAACCCATAACTTACGAGGAAGATCCACCCAACTAATGATGAAACATGATACTTAATAACTCTACAACAATAAAATAGTTATGAGAAAAAATAGGTCCATATCATTTGACCTAACcataaaatatatgttcacAAGTTCCAGGAAATATTTTGATGTCCATATATTATGTTCTTTTTCTTAATAGGGATAAGACATAAGTATCCCCTAGACAATGATCGAAATTTTAGAGACacatcttaactaaactaaggttctattaacccccccccccccattttttttgtaattttatacaactttttggcttacgtggcatccaAGCATCTCCCACACGCCTCAACTATGTGGAGTCACAGAGTGTGCCAtgtaagccaaaaggtgtataaaattacaaaacaaatgAGTTTGCGGGTAATaaaaccttagtttagttaaggtgtgtctatGGAATTTCGgccatagtctagggggtacttgtgccttatccttCTTAATAACCGAGAAATCCTCAAGATGGCTAGACACTTTTGTGATAATAGGTCTATCATACTACACTTTTCTATTTAAATACCAGGCTTTTTTGTGGCAGGGTTCATCCAAACTTGAATCGTGCACTCAACTCATACATAACATGCGGTGCTCTTACCACTATACCAAACCCCCCGGAGGCAATCCATATATTTAGTTCTTCATATACCTATTCAAATTATAGCCCAAAATTTTTTCAATACACCCTTTGATCATGATACGTAGAATCCAGTATCAACTAATACTGAATGGTGAACCCAAAAaattcttctcttttatttagtCATGACTCATGACTGAAACAGACAAGCTTCAGATTATTGAATATGAACTGAGAAAATCATAAAAGCTAGTAAACCTCAACCTTCACGGATTTACTACTCAAATAGTGCTATCTTAACTCCCTTCTTAAAAGAAATTGTCTTTCGAATTGAAGTAACAAAAACTTGTCTTCCCaatgtatcatatatatatatggttgtTTTGCAAGGTTCCAGGTTGCCGTCAAAATTAGCATTGATATTTTACACGACCCAGAGTTCAACTACTAACTTAACTTTTCGTCTTAGTGTAAAAGAGGTTGCCTAACATGTTCAAATAAAGCAGTAAGAATAGTAAGTAAAAAACACACAACATTTTTACGTGGAGAATACCCAACTCTAAAGGTGTAAAAAATCACGAACTGTACCCAACTCAAAAGGTGTAAAAAATCATGAACTGTACCCCTACATGATTTGACTCCAACTTCACTGAATCAATGAGCCTTAACAGTTTAAGATTACAAACTCTGTAACCTAAGGAACTAACTCTAATTCTTAAATTTCAAGTCATGGATTCAGATTACAACTCTTGCAATCTAAGGAACTTCTGATTCCTAAACATATAAATTCAGATTACAACTCTTGCAATCCTAGGaactaactctaattcctaaacTTCAACACAAATCTCCAAGGTATGTGTTCCCAACTCTTCGAGCTATCCCAACTTGAAGACAACACTCTTAATTCAGTTTACAATTCCCTGAACTAAGATTACATCAAGACTCAATAACAAAGAAGAACTCACAATGCATTAACTCTAATAGGACCAAGTTCTTCGATGTGTTCCTTCAATTTGCTGGTAACACTTACGAAgtcaattttttcaattatcCTTTTTTGCTCGATAAGTGCACCCTATTTTGAACGAATTCATCTATATTTAAGCGCAATTCTTCATGGAGTTATACTTCACTTCAAACTCCACATTGACTTAAACTCTCTCGACTTAAGAGTTCTACTTCAAGTGAGTACTCCTTCTTCAATTCAAACTCCTTGCCTCTTTAGACTCTTCAAATCAAATTCAttgattctttcttttcaattcatCACTTGtttgtttccttgagttttaTCATGAAATTGCATTattcatttcttgatttttgttgtCTTTATTCATTTAAAAAGCTTGTCCGAATTCAATTGCTCGTGTCAGTGTACCTTTAGACCATGTTGACTGACGTATTTCATCATtctttgtcaatcatcaaaactgAATAAATCCCAACAAGCATTTTCTCAAGCATTTGTGCATATTGGCTGCAGGAAGATGTCTTTCTTTTCACTCATTTTCTAATATTTCTGAATTGTAATTCCACTTCTTTGCCACATTCGTATTACTAAACGTGTTAAATTGTCCTGGATACTTCCACAAGGCTCAAAGAGCTCCCATTACTTTTTATTATCAACAAGTTTCTTCTTTGCCTTGATTTCCTCTTTCCCGCATTCGTCTTACTCTACTCATTAAATTACCCCCAATACTTCCCAACATTCAGTGTTCACTTCCCATTATCATCAATAAGTATCTTGTTTGTTTTGATACATTCCAATGTTTTAATGTCACGACCAAATTAGGTCCATGACGGCGCTAAGGGGAAAGAATCCCAAAGCAAGCCTTAACATAAATCTACAGAAAATTGGGTAGAGTTTCCTTTGTTTTTAGGCCTATACTAAATTTTCCCTGTCGCGGAAATTCACAACGCAGCCAATAGCAACTATAAGCCACCACATAATATCCATCAATGATCTAATTGTCAGGCAATAAAACCAATTCATCTCCAAATTACGAAAAAGGAAGTTCCAAACCAGTCACTTGACTACAATATGAAGGACTAATCATGACTCAAATCAAAGGAATGAAAAATGGAGTGATTCTAAGAGTTTTTGAAGAAACTAAATAATACCATAGCAAATCAATAGTTCTCTTGCCACGCGAAGCAATGCGAGGCTCACCAGGTGCTACCAAATCACACTTTCTAGTTAATGAAATCCTCTTCAATACCACCTGAGTTCTCTGTAAAAACAATTAGCGAGGAGTGAGACGCTAGCTCAGTGAGTAATAATACTTAACCACAACCATTTTAATGAGGGACAAGTCAGAAAACATGCTAGTATAATAATCAAAATGATGAAATAATGCCCTTTCAAAAACAATACAATATTCAATCTTATGTGCCTCATATAAGCAAAATCAATGTAAATACTTAATAGTAAACTCAGAAAAATACTTTCATATCAAATCTTATATCTGGGAGGTTTCCAAGGATGAATCATGTAATGGCCTTCTCTTTAAGAAGTAACCAATAACAGTGAACTCCTCATAAAGGagttaaatattcatatcaGTAGATCCCTACTCGAGGGATATCAGTAACAATATACTAGTTCTACCTTCCCACTAGCAACGGCTTTATCAGTAATCAGTACTACAAGGTGCACCAGGTCTAATGACCCCGCCGTTAGCTACGGGATTCATCAAGGTCTACTCCCATTTATACTTTTCTTGTAATTAGTAGAAGCATTTCAAAATCGAACAGGGCATTTAAATCTTATCAAATCATATCATTTCAAAGTTTAACAATCACCTGTCAAAACACTATTTCTCAAATAAGTGTAAAACCTTTTCAATAACAGTAATTATATCTTGTAAAAAATGAGATCATCTCAAATAATCTTTTCAGTATCATATCAAGTAAAAGACTTGTCCCACATGCAAGTTCAAACAGTCGGTAACACATTTACTTTATAAACCatgtaaaaatcatgaaatttgtGAAATACAAATTGTGGTAAGATTACTATTCACAGTACTCGTGTAGAAATACCAAACTTGTCATCGCAAGCAATCCATATGGCTCCCTTCAATCAATCTATAATCACGTTCATATCAATTTCATGTTAGTTTCTGCGTTTAAGGTAATCCATACTATAGTTAAACCCAGCCCTTTCATGACTGGCTCATCCGCCAAGTCGCCTAATTGGGGCTTAAATCGCACAAAACAGTGTTATCTTGATTAGTATAACATTGAAATAAACTAATATAATCTTACTGTTCGTCTATTTCCTTTCATAGATGCCGAAATACAAGAGCTTAGTCTAATCATCTAAGGTACCCACTCGAATTCCAAGAATTTAACAGGTTCATCTATCTCTTTAAcccttattttcttaaactcttaCAATCCCAATTTTATAGTCATGGAATCTACAAATATAAATCTTTAAGTTGAGTTAAGTTCAGAAAAGTTACCTACCACTTCTATCTCTCTCATTTAAATATCTTCCAACACCTTTAGCTTCACTCGAATGGAATGGCAGATCCATGATTTTCTTCCTCCTTCTCGCTTTTTCACAAATAGCAGCCACAGAATCCTTCAACAAAGACTCCAAAGATTTTCCCTTTACTTGCAACGTGAATTAAAGGAATAGGGttaggatttttatttttttttgtttgctgcCAGGTTGCAGCCTTTCCTctcattttatttgtattatttttttcaaaaatactttttggtCAAATAAACAATTTGTCTCCTATTTGTTTTTAATACTTACTAAAATGGCATATATGCCCTTATTTCAGAATAGGATATTACATTTAAAGAGCTCCAATCACTTTCTATTATCATCAAGTTCTTTACTATGTTAACTTCTTGAGGCATAGTCGTTGTTGCAATGAGAATGATAGTGGAAAGGACCAAAAACATTTCATGGCTAGTATTTAccaattatataaaattttcattccCACGGATCAAAGAAAAGCTTTCATTAAAGCGTCAACGCTGGTTCAAAAATCGTTTTACATTGCAATTTTGAACCCGTTTGTGGAATTCTTGCAAATTTTTTGAATCCCCTTGTTAAAATTCTCACTCCACAATTACAAAAGTCCTTATACGGAAGTGGAGGGAATGAGGTAGATGTATTATCATATCCAATACTGTAAAAAAGTACcttaaaattacatttttataggcaaaatcattttgaaaagtttgaagAATCTGAGAGAAAACTTCTGCTCCTCAAATAATTAACATGTCCATTTTTGTAGAATTACTTTTAAGTCGAAGAGTAAGATTCTTGATCACTTACAAAATGAATAGAAGAAAGTAGTTTTTTCATTACTACTATGCCTAGTTTCTAATTAAAAGATTCagaaaattaacaaaaacatTATGAACTAGGAGGATGCAAAAGTTACCAAAATAAAAACCAAACTGTTTTCTATTTCAAAACACAATACCTATGTTTTGATGTCATATTCTAAAAGTTGCATTACATAGTAGCTATATGCAACATTATTCATACTTTTGCTTGCCTGATTGGGACAAGTTATTTATTCTACTAAGTTCTTAACATAATTATATTCCTGCTGCAGCTGTTGGACACCCGCAGCTACTTCTCCACCGTGATCCGGCCTGTTTCCTCAAAACTTCCATCCCCTACTGGTTCCTACAAATCCAGAGAAGCAAGTTTCAGCAGAGTAACACGCAAgtgtttgaaaataaaaaaaaaagttgctaTAGATCTAGTTCACTTATTAATACAATGATGGTATGAAATGAGTTTAAATGAAGAAGTGTGGATTCCGACATCAACTTGTTTGAGACTGAGGCATAGAAATCATaatgtatatttattaatatatatatcattcGGCCTTCTAGTTTACCAAAAATGGCTGAAGTATAAAGTATAGATATTTCAATTAGTATAGAGTACACACTACAGATACATGTGTACCTATTTTGTAAACTAGATGACCCTGAGGTATTGACCTGAAATTTTCTCTAAGATGATATGACAGATATAAGGGGTACTTGAATTAGATCACTGCAAATCAGATGGTCAAACGACCTCCTGAACCGGTAGATTGAGGGTCCGAGTCATGCTGGAGGGTAAGTGGAACACTATTGATCCTCCTGATGAGTGGAGTGGGAAAAAAGAAGACCTCTTGAGACTTCGTTAACTTTTGGGAGCGAGAGAAGAACATTCTTTCAATCATTTCATGTTTTGCAATATGAAGATAGTAGTgccatttttttcttattcagaGATTGACAACTTTAGGAAATACAACATATATAAAGCACTCAAAAGAGTTACCAGTAAGCATTTAAATATGAAGATACGTTACCTGCAGCAGCCGTATCCTCTGTGTTGACCTAGAAATAATAATGCTAACAGTTAGCTACTTTCCATACTGGATGCCGGTAAAACATTTAAACATCCTTCCAAATATGAAACAATCAAAAATGGCTTACCACGGGATATTCATTTCTCTGGAGAAATCCTTGGACAGCCAAGAGTTTTGCCTGATAAGAAGAGTACAAAGCATGATCATGCCGGTCCTAATTCAACTAACCAACAGCTACTATTTATTgaaatagaagtaaaaaattgCATCAGCCTTGAGATATGCTCACTTTTGATTGTTGAATCTGTTCCATATTACTCCTAAGGAACTGCGCATATGCATCAGCTTCTTGGACTGAGCTGATATTCTCCACTTGCGGTTTGTAATACCTGCCCCATCCAAGGAAGAAAAACGTTATTccttttttagaaatagaatatcaaaaaaGAGATGCAcgacaaaaaaagaaagacgAGAAGTAAATAAAGAGGAACTCTTTAACCTTATTTTCTGTTGTGCTTCACGTAGTGTTTCTTTGAGCTCATTAAGCTTCTTCCCATGAGCCTAATATGGAAATACATGGAAAATATATCAAGTTACAAGTTTTCAGTAATAACAAATATGAGCTTATTACTACTGGCTTAAGATCACCCAATCCAAGTGATATATCCTTGGAGTTTTTTTTAAGTATACACTAATGTGGAAGCATCAAATCTTACCTCAGCACTAAAGCACGTTGACCAATCATCAGCATCGTAAACCCagcaaaaaatgaaaaaaattattcgaTCATGTAGAAAATACCaaccaaaaaaaggaaaaaaagaaaagaaagagagaagtcATGTATCCACTCAGACGAACTA
This region includes:
- the LOC125877466 gene encoding agamous-like MADS-box protein AGL104, coding for MREIEVFNLHCSMGRTKLVMKKIEDPTSRQQFYSKRKDTILKKSNELAVLCDVDVGLLMFSPAGEVTSYSSKESLEDVMLLAMNKAGELNKRSPENPNEQPLTEILTQSKHEGKMVEKIAIVESHEEKLNKLKERLSEAQQKIRYYEPQVENINSVQEADAYEKFIRSAMELIQLSKAKLLGGQEFLQRNENVAVSSVNAEDMAAAGNESSYSNT